In Etheostoma cragini isolate CJK2018 chromosome 15, CSU_Ecrag_1.0, whole genome shotgun sequence, the DNA window GAATTctgatatatttttattttttgacttgaAAAAGATGTCATAACCTATTTCCATGAAAAAACTTTATCTTAAAAAACGTTCTTAATAACTcaagtttgttttgtgtaacagaaaacCGTTTgacttctttaacaaaacaagCACAACATTTATCACCGCTCTGCGTGTGTTAACTTTCAAtgatatgaaaatatatatactcaaactataatactgtatgtaacccTACACATGCTTCATGGTCTGATATTTTCAACAGTGctgatacaaaaacaattttaacaaacCTTTTGtggaatattaaaatgaaacccCAGCTTTAAgaactttttaattttgtcacaatgaatgtaaataaaggAAATGACTGGTTTACAGAAGTTGTTTTTTCCATCTTGGGTGCATGTGTTCTATCAGGCTTCTCGTCAGCTGTGTGTCGAAGGTGCCATTCTGTTAATaactgttttgtttcatgtctgCAAAAATGTTTAATCTCTTTACTTTTTGGGATCCTGGGGTTCATGTACCAGATGAGCCCTTAGCAACAAATCACGCCGTTTATAATCACATTCTTTGGCCAGGACGATTTAAAGTGTTCGCTCAAGTGAGtcccaataaaataaatattttaaagttctTACCAGCAAAACACGCAGCTGTGGTGTAGTGCACACACGTTTACGAGGACCCTCTGCCTGTATGAAATCTGCCTGTTTGGTCtggtcatacacacacatcgtTGGTCATACTTCGTATTATACGTACATTTATCATGTATCTTAATTCAAATCTATGGATAATTCcaattttcaataaaataatgcaaTCTGAATTCTAGAAAATGTGATACATGCAATTTTTTTCGCATGTCCAAGGACAATTTTCCACAACAACACCACCTGGTAAACTGGATAATTGCAAAAGTGCAACCAGATAGAAATGACTAGTTTAAAAGTTTGTTCCACCTAATTCCTAACAACATATTTTATAGGGTTTATTACACCCaaatattattttctgtctACCTACTTAGTTTTAAAATAGTAAGTAGGGCTACAGGAGGAGACACAGAGGCTGTACAGTATAGATTTGAGTATAGGCTATGCACTTTCAATCCACTCCTCCATGCCAACTCCACGTTGGgaccattgactgtaaaataCAGTTTGGTGAATTgctgcaaatgcagaagtgccttaaacctgcattctatctacATTCCAGCAGAGGGCAACACATGCAGTAGCAAAAAGAGGTCAGACCCACTagcttgatttattacctcagtaaacactTTCATGATGAGTTCATAGTCTCAATGGCAAGTTTGAAGTCTTCTGCTACACAGAATgttaatttttgtaattttagcCTCGATTTTTAAATCAgtgataaagcagggggtgttttagggcgtgcCTATGTTGTGTTATCAGTGAAAGTGTGTAGCATGTCTCCTCCCTCTAGTTTAAAATTGTCTTATCCGCAACCTAGATGGATACGCCCATAACAGCCAGCTCACCaactcatagcagatctccacaaaccaatgggtgacgtcacacatggtctgtccatcaacatacagtctatggttgggacatattttgcatttcttttctctgtaGTACTTTAACACAACCCTTTACATCTGTCCACCTGGGGTGGCTGGCACAGTGACGATTGGAGCTGGAGATTGTAGGGgagtagcacaaaattctgtgCCCTGTAGAAAGGCGTTTTTCTATGTGACCCTCCCTGCATCCACAGCTAAACAGAcaagcatctttttgggcccctcctcacatgagggccctgggttaTTGTGGCATTGCATTTGTACCTTCAAATAAATAACCACAAGTAGCACTACTGCTGTTGCTGCACAAAAATCTATTTAAGTTTATTAAAAGAAAGCGTCACATTAACGAAttgcatttcctgttttctaaaacaaaaaggCACACAGGTTCAGACTTCCCAAACTACTAGTTATCAGTATGAATAAAGATATATTTATTTCACTCTAGCATAGAGAAACACCGATTACAGAGTGAAGAGCAGAAAACCACTGAATGTGTTGTAGTTCATGGCATCATCATAGACCCTCCTGTTTTCCGCAAGCTCCACATACACATTGTCTCCCACCTCCAGGGAGATGACCACAGCGTTGCTGCCCATGTCATTTGCATCAGACCCTGCAGTGTCCCAGACAGATGTCAGCCGCTCACCATTCTTCATGAGACTCACAACAGAGCTGGGAGTTGGACTGAGGTTGTTGAACATTGAGAATCGAAAGAAGTACATTCCCTTCACCATTGCTGTGAAAATGCCTGCCAGAATAAGAATGATTTCAATTTTAATCTCTCAtttgcccctctctctctctcattataTTTTTATCTCTCTGATATACACTACCTGTTGAAGGGTTGTAGCTACTGCCAGTGTTGGAGAAGACCCTCTTATACTTGAGTGGAGTAGCAGATGTAAAAGGTCCAGTGTCTCCAGAGCCAGACGCCAGGAGAGCTGCAGAAAAGGCCACCGTAGGTCTGCCTAAAAGCAACAGATAACAAACACATCAGTGGTAAGAATTGAAAAGAAGTGATTATATTCAATTATTATATGCTAAACAGTATTAAGTTAAAATGTTAACCTCCAGTCAGGCTCCGCAGCTCCAGGACTTCTTTTCCAGTGTCTTGCAACTTAGCCTCCAGAAGTGCAATTTTTTCCGCCATGTTTGCCACTTTCTCTCCCACGGCTCCCAGGGTTTGACTTATGGAAGTGAGGGAGATGTCGCAGCAGCTGGTGGATCCCGAACACTGACAGACTTTGTCATTGTTTTCGTTACCTTGCACTTTACACAGACAGCCACTAAACGCTAGAATCAGGACTGCAATCGTCTTCATCCTTGTGGTTTTGAACTCTGCTTCTGTGCCGTCTCTGTCAAGCCTCAACTTTTTATACTAAATCCTACATTGTGGAAAACAAGAAACACCAGTTTCAGGAAACATAACCTTTCAGCTTTAGTTGACAGAGTTGGGAAAACCCACAAAAGTCCAACAAGTGATTAGATAAGCAACAGGTGTTTTAATTTAGCCTTCTCTCAAGAATGCATGGGTTTGTTTAGGCTGATTGATTGGCATCTTCTTGTTAGCTTGGCTGCACCTGTTAAGGCAGGAGAAATGCCACATTTATAAATCTTATTGGTAGAAAAGATTTGTGGCCCAGTACATTACCATCTAAGCTCCAGCCCCccttcaacctgagcagaggtctaatcagccagaatgACTATAATcatctgtgtgggtgttcagagaCTGTGATAGACAAATCATTTTCTGAGAGTTAGTTTGAATAGTTCTGCTTTGTTCATTAATCTCCAGTCATTTAGAATGAAGTTGGGGATTTCTGGGAGTCTGTTTCTTCATGAAAACCTTTAAACACCTATAACTCCTCAACACTAGACTGCTATGCGACTCTGCCTCTAACACAGTATGCCACACTGCCTTAATATGTTCATTgctttatataataaaatacattgtctATCATCTATAATATACCTCATGTCATACACTTGAACAGTTTGAGCTCCTATTATCCGTGTGTGACATAAGACCTTAACTGCAACACCAACTGATTGTGTATTTTCAGATTGTACCTTGTGCTGTTATAATGGTGGCAAGTTGTTTAGATTGTAAAATCAGCACAGTATTTCCTTTTACAAGTTACCATGAAAACAGACCATCACCTACTGTACTGCGTAAAGTGAGTTGTTCTCAGAAGCTAAAGTTGGATGGGAAGGGAGTATTGACTATAGCCCAGGGCCAGGTCATTGGTACTGTGCTTATGCAACTGTTCTTGGAAGCACATTTTCCCCCATACTCTAACATAAACACAACAAGGAGTGACCGGTTATAGATACGATCCACTACACTGAAAATCCTCCCTGGGGTTGTTGCCAAATTATCAACAAATAGATGCAATAAATGACACTTGGACATTGATTTACCAAAATAAGAGCTTTTTAATTCCACCAACCAAAGTGCTGAGCAAGAAAATGGCTCTTTACCCTTTTAGATGTTTAAGCGCTGAGCAGGAGTCACTCGGCTGTACTTGATCCCACAAttttacaaagaaacacaatCATTTGAAACCATGCATGCGTTCCTGTCCCTAAAGTAAATACATATGTACAggaaagtaaataaattaacttgtggcttttaaataaatagttttaagtATGTTCAATATGTCAAAATATGAGTGAGTGCAAAAAGAAGATCCAGCCTCCTGTTTAAGACAAGTGTTGTTCGCAGGGAGAGCAGGGTTTGGTTGTAGTGGatgtggatgggggggggggtcaatggGATCGCTTCATGTTGACAGTCTTCTCAATGGCACCTCCTGCTGGTTCCTGTAAAGCACCGCTGCTCGAGACTCGAAGGCATTGACCATCTGCTTAACCACTTCGTCAAAGAACACGCCGGCCAGTTGAGAGTGCAGAAGAGACTTGAACTGAAACGACACCTGTGGTAGACAccggaggggaaaaaaacacattagctAACAGTTTGGGAGACTCTTAGTTTATTCAGTTGTGAGTGAAATTGATCTATTGCAAGTATCCGATTATTGACCCCCATATCTCTTTATATTATGACAGAGGAGGGGAAAATGTATTACAGATTACAAAAATCAAGTCTTTGGCCGACTTAAAAGCCCTTTAGACTTTTACTTCCTTTGAATGTTCATTGATAATCAAtcttatttaatgtgtttgAGTGAAAAGTGATATCCAACCACCTTCTGGCTGACCATGATGTAATCTGAGCAAACACTGTTCCTGGCCCTGACAGCTATTTCAGGCCACCTGAGACACCAGCATGCTACTCAC includes these proteins:
- the LOC117958482 gene encoding complement C1q-like protein 2, whose product is MKTIAVLILAFSGCLCKVQGNENNDKVCQCSGSTSCCDISLTSISQTLGAVGEKVANMAEKIALLEAKLQDTGKEVLELRSLTGGRPTVAFSAALLASGSGDTGPFTSATPLKYKRVFSNTGSSYNPSTGIFTAMVKGMYFFRFSMFNNLSPTPSSVVSLMKNGERLTSVWDTAGSDANDMGSNAVVISLEVGDNVYVELAENRRVYDDAMNYNTFSGFLLFTL